A genomic stretch from Petrimonas mucosa includes:
- the rpe gene encoding ribulose-phosphate 3-epimerase: MNHLVAPSLLSADFLHLEKDIEMLNRSEADWIHLDVMDGVFVPNISFGFPILNLLKEKTAKPLDVHLMIVQPEKFVNEVAEMGAEYMNVHYEACPHLHRVVHAIKDRGMKAGVTLNPHTPVSLLEEIISDLDMVLLMSVNPGFGGQRFIEHSVEKVAALKQLIARKGAHALIEVDGGVNLETGKRLVDAGADVLVAGNFVFSSEDPVETIHQLKML, translated from the coding sequence ATGAATCATCTGGTTGCACCGTCGCTCTTGTCGGCGGATTTCCTCCATCTTGAAAAAGATATTGAAATGCTGAATCGGAGTGAAGCCGATTGGATACACCTCGATGTAATGGACGGTGTTTTTGTCCCCAACATCTCGTTCGGGTTCCCTATCCTGAACCTGTTGAAGGAGAAGACAGCCAAACCGCTGGATGTACACCTGATGATTGTTCAACCGGAGAAGTTTGTCAACGAGGTAGCCGAAATGGGTGCAGAGTATATGAACGTGCACTATGAGGCATGTCCGCATCTGCACCGCGTGGTCCATGCCATCAAGGACCGCGGGATGAAAGCGGGGGTTACACTCAACCCGCATACTCCCGTGTCGCTGCTCGAAGAGATTATCAGCGACCTGGATATGGTTCTGCTGATGTCGGTCAATCCCGGTTTCGGGGGACAACGATTTATCGAACATTCGGTAGAGAAGGTGGCAGCCTTGAAGCAGCTTATTGCCAGAAAGGGGGCCCATGCGCTTATCGAAGTCGACGGCGGAGTGAACCTTGAGACCGGCAAAAGGCTGGTGGATGCCGGGGCAGATGTCCTGGTGGCCGGAAATTTCGTCTTCTCTTCCGAGGATCCTGTCGAGACCATCCATCAATTGAAGATGCTGTAG
- a CDS encoding TlpA disulfide reductase family protein: MKKISLLFITALVLISCQNSKNYKITGTVADPAYEGKYVYVQEMMQNQMVSVDTTLITDGKFTFEGSADSTVLRFIALDETVNPQRPSRVLAVIEPGTLLVQFDSISTVSGTPLNDAYMTFREEQDKIRKQIRSLSEQYQEAASTGTMTDSLDADLTAQYEKLSDDITAKTADFIKSNISNPLGKFLFMTSAEMFEPETQREILALTDEAYRSQENIQRIITRLENAERVAIGQKYIDFTMKDPKGNDISLSDYAGKGKVVLIDFWAAWCGPCREEMPNLVAAYNNYKKRGFEIVGVSLDREQEKWLSGIKELNMTWPQMSELKFWNTSVVELYAFRAIPHTVLLDGEGTIIARNLRGAELHNKLNELLGE, encoded by the coding sequence ATGAAGAAGATTTCATTGCTGTTTATCACAGCCCTTGTTTTGATCTCTTGTCAAAACAGCAAAAATTACAAGATTACCGGAACCGTTGCCGATCCTGCCTACGAAGGCAAGTATGTATATGTTCAGGAGATGATGCAGAACCAGATGGTGTCGGTCGATACGACCTTGATTACCGATGGCAAATTCACCTTTGAAGGTAGTGCCGACTCAACTGTATTGCGCTTCATTGCCCTAGATGAAACGGTCAATCCACAACGGCCATCAAGAGTGCTCGCAGTTATTGAACCGGGAACCCTTCTCGTTCAGTTCGATTCCATATCCACTGTCTCAGGTACACCGCTGAATGACGCCTACATGACATTCAGGGAAGAACAGGACAAGATAAGGAAGCAGATCCGCTCACTTTCCGAACAGTATCAGGAAGCCGCCTCTACCGGCACAATGACCGATTCGCTGGATGCCGACCTTACCGCCCAATATGAGAAGTTGTCGGACGACATCACTGCGAAGACAGCAGATTTTATCAAGTCCAACATCTCAAACCCGCTGGGAAAATTCCTCTTCATGACCTCTGCAGAGATGTTTGAACCTGAAACCCAACGCGAGATCCTGGCGCTCACCGACGAGGCATACCGGTCTCAGGAGAATATCCAGCGCATCATCACTCGCCTTGAAAATGCCGAAAGGGTAGCCATCGGCCAGAAGTATATCGATTTCACAATGAAAGATCCGAAAGGAAACGACATCTCATTGTCTGACTATGCCGGTAAAGGGAAGGTGGTCCTGATCGATTTCTGGGCAGCATGGTGCGGTCCCTGCCGTGAGGAGATGCCCAATCTGGTTGCTGCTTACAACAACTACAAAAAGAGGGGGTTCGAGATTGTTGGTGTTTCTCTGGACAGGGAGCAGGAGAAATGGCTGAGCGGTATTAAAGAGCTTAACATGACCTGGCCGCAGATGTCGGAACTGAAGTTCTGGAATACATCGGTGGTGGAACTCTATGCCTTCCGCGCAATTCCCCACACCGTTCTTCTGGACGGAGAGGGTACAATCATCGCCCGGAATCTGCGTGGTGCCGAGTTGCACAACAAGCTGAACGAACTGCTGGGAGAATAA